A genomic window from Cryobacterium sp. SO2 includes:
- a CDS encoding glycoside hydrolase family 3 N-terminal domain-containing protein, translating to MTLEEKVAQLVGYWVDQGGEVVAPLAGEMGSSTRYDEATVHGLGHLTRVYGTRPVHPVERAEWLWAEQRRLKSETRLGIPAIVHEECLTGLAAWKAATFPTPLAWGAAFDPGLVEQMGGLIGQSMRELGIHQGLAPVLDVIRDPRWGRVDECIAEDPYVVGTIGTAYVTGLQAAGVHATLKHFVGYSASQAGRNHAPVHAGRREINDVFLPPFEMAVLDGGVRSVMNSYAEIDGAPVGATPEYLTEILRDHWGFDGVVVSDYFSVAFLHLMHAVAADRGEAAELALAAGIDVELPTGDAFLAPLLDRIRAGQTDEALVDRAVLRVLAQKEDLGLLDETFSMAPTEVDLDSPEHRRVARLLAEESLILLTNDGVLPLRSGDGPLPRTIAVLGPNADSTEALMGCYSFVNHVLAHHPDVPAGLNMPTVLDALRGELTGTEILYAAGCTVEGTDTAGIAAAVAAARAADVAVVVVGDRAGLFGRGTVGEGNDVESLELPGVQRELVEAVVATGTPVVMVLMTGRPYAVAWAVDGPTAPAALLQAFFPGEEGGVAIASVLSGAVSPTGHLPVSLPRSAGAQPYSYLHPILGGPSDVTSVDSTPVLPFGHGLAYTTFERTALDADDTVAAGGTFSASVRIRNTGERAGTDLVQFYARDIHASVTRPVAQLLGYQRVELEPGEEALVRFEVPTTRLAFTGLNHERIVEPGAVHLWVGSSCAAQETEAEISITGAVHRVTLADARLVQSSVERLVEPVRDAEVVPA from the coding sequence ATGACCCTGGAGGAGAAAGTCGCCCAGCTCGTGGGCTACTGGGTCGACCAGGGCGGTGAGGTCGTGGCCCCGCTCGCCGGGGAGATGGGCTCCTCGACCCGGTATGACGAGGCGACGGTGCACGGGCTCGGGCATCTCACCCGGGTGTACGGCACCCGCCCGGTGCACCCGGTGGAGCGGGCCGAGTGGCTCTGGGCCGAACAGCGCCGGCTGAAGTCGGAGACCCGGCTGGGCATCCCCGCCATCGTGCACGAGGAGTGCCTGACCGGCCTCGCCGCGTGGAAGGCCGCGACCTTCCCCACCCCGCTCGCCTGGGGCGCCGCCTTCGACCCCGGCCTGGTCGAGCAGATGGGCGGCCTGATCGGGCAGTCGATGCGTGAGCTCGGCATCCACCAGGGTCTCGCGCCGGTGCTCGACGTGATCCGCGACCCCCGCTGGGGCCGCGTCGACGAGTGCATCGCCGAGGACCCGTATGTGGTGGGCACCATCGGCACCGCCTACGTCACCGGGCTGCAGGCGGCCGGGGTGCACGCCACCCTCAAGCACTTCGTGGGCTACTCGGCCTCGCAGGCCGGCCGCAACCACGCTCCGGTGCACGCCGGACGGCGGGAGATCAACGACGTGTTCCTGCCGCCGTTCGAGATGGCTGTGCTCGACGGCGGGGTGCGCTCGGTGATGAACTCCTACGCCGAGATCGACGGCGCCCCGGTGGGCGCCACGCCGGAATACCTCACCGAGATCCTCCGCGACCACTGGGGCTTCGACGGCGTCGTCGTCTCCGACTACTTCTCGGTGGCGTTCCTGCACCTCATGCACGCTGTCGCCGCCGACAGGGGAGAGGCCGCCGAGCTTGCCCTGGCCGCCGGGATCGACGTGGAACTGCCGACCGGGGATGCGTTCCTGGCGCCGCTCCTGGACCGGATCCGGGCCGGGCAGACCGACGAGGCGCTCGTCGACCGCGCCGTGTTGCGGGTGCTCGCGCAAAAGGAAGACCTGGGCCTGCTCGATGAGACCTTCAGCATGGCGCCCACCGAGGTCGACCTCGACTCGCCGGAGCACCGCCGGGTGGCGCGGCTGCTGGCCGAGGAATCGCTGATCCTGCTGACCAACGACGGGGTGCTGCCGCTTCGCTCCGGCGACGGGCCGCTGCCGCGCACGATCGCGGTGCTCGGGCCGAACGCCGACTCCACCGAGGCGCTGATGGGCTGCTACTCGTTCGTGAACCACGTTCTCGCCCACCACCCGGACGTGCCGGCCGGGCTGAACATGCCCACAGTGCTCGACGCCCTGCGCGGCGAGCTGACCGGCACCGAGATCCTCTACGCCGCCGGCTGCACGGTCGAAGGCACCGACACGGCCGGTATCGCCGCCGCCGTCGCGGCCGCCCGCGCCGCCGATGTGGCCGTGGTCGTGGTGGGTGACCGCGCCGGCCTGTTCGGCCGCGGCACCGTCGGCGAGGGCAACGACGTGGAGAGCCTGGAGCTGCCCGGCGTGCAACGCGAACTCGTCGAAGCCGTGGTGGCCACGGGCACCCCCGTCGTGATGGTGCTCATGACGGGCCGGCCCTACGCCGTGGCCTGGGCGGTGGACGGCCCGACCGCCCCTGCGGCGCTGCTGCAGGCGTTCTTCCCCGGCGAGGAGGGTGGCGTGGCTATCGCTTCGGTGCTCTCCGGCGCCGTCTCGCCCACCGGGCACCTGCCCGTGTCGTTGCCGCGGTCGGCGGGCGCGCAGCCGTACTCCTATCTGCACCCGATCCTCGGCGGGCCGAGCGATGTGACCAGCGTGGACAGCACCCCGGTGCTGCCGTTCGGGCACGGCCTGGCCTACACCACGTTCGAGCGCACGGCACTGGATGCCGATGACACGGTGGCCGCCGGCGGCACGTTCTCGGCGAGCGTGCGCATCCGCAACACCGGTGAGCGGGCCGGCACCGACCTCGTGCAGTTCTACGCCAGGGATATCCACGCGAGCGTGACCCGGCCGGTGGCCCAACTGCTTGGCTACCAGCGGGTCGAGCTCGAACCGGGCGAGGAGGCCCTGGTGCGCTTCGAGGTGCCGACGACCCGGCTGGCGTTCACCGGACTGAACCACGAGCGGATCGTGGAGCCCGGCGCCGTTCACCTGTGGGTCGGCTCGTCCTGTGCCGCCCAGGAGACCGAGGCGGAGATCAGTATCACCGGGGCGGTGCACCGGGTGACGTTGGCCGACGCCCGGCTGGTGCAGAGCTCGGTCGAGCGGCTGGTGGAGCCCGTGCGGGATGCCGAGGTGGTGCCGGCGTAG
- a CDS encoding acyl-CoA dehydrogenase family protein, with the protein MTRQPSEAESARAVRVRGVRQRGPASPAAAADLAGVAAAAWAVDGDAARAIRFALDTAPKLPMPGSGRTIELFDALATVAAADLTAARVIEAHADALSILHQAPAGSVPAGPSASAEASWGVFAAEGPAQRLDATRQGDVWVLHGRKPWCSLAGSLSHALVTAHTTPEGATPAHRRLFAVDLRHPGVAVHDGAWVATGLTQVSSGPVDFAAVPAVPVGADGWYLSRPGFSWGGIQVAACWWGGAVGVARRLRAAAGSREPDQIMRAHLGAIDLALAAAGAALADAAAAIDAGEAAGEAVGADGSLLAARVRGLVARSVDEVLTRVGHALGPAPLALDARHARRVADLTLYVRQHHAERDDAALGATLLDEESTTW; encoded by the coding sequence ATGACGAGGCAGCCATCCGAGGCGGAATCCGCTCGGGCTGTGCGGGTGCGCGGGGTACGGCAGCGTGGGCCCGCGTCGCCCGCTGCTGCGGCCGACCTGGCCGGGGTGGCCGCGGCCGCGTGGGCGGTGGACGGCGACGCCGCCCGCGCCATCCGGTTCGCCCTCGACACGGCACCGAAGCTGCCGATGCCGGGCTCGGGCCGCACGATCGAGCTGTTCGACGCACTGGCCACAGTGGCCGCGGCCGACCTCACGGCCGCCCGGGTGATCGAGGCGCACGCCGATGCGCTGAGCATCCTGCACCAGGCCCCTGCCGGGTCGGTACCCGCCGGTCCCTCAGCATCCGCAGAGGCCAGCTGGGGCGTCTTCGCGGCCGAGGGTCCCGCGCAACGGCTCGACGCGACCCGGCAGGGCGACGTCTGGGTTCTGCACGGCCGGAAGCCCTGGTGCTCGCTGGCCGGGTCACTCAGCCACGCCCTCGTCACCGCGCACACCACGCCCGAGGGGGCGACGCCCGCACACCGCCGGCTGTTCGCCGTCGACCTGCGCCACCCCGGCGTCGCCGTGCACGACGGCGCCTGGGTCGCCACCGGCCTCACCCAGGTGTCCAGTGGCCCGGTGGACTTCGCCGCGGTTCCGGCCGTGCCGGTCGGCGCCGACGGCTGGTACCTCAGCCGGCCCGGCTTCAGCTGGGGCGGCATCCAGGTTGCGGCCTGCTGGTGGGGCGGCGCCGTCGGCGTGGCCCGCCGGCTGCGCGCCGCGGCGGGCAGCCGGGAACCCGACCAGATCATGCGTGCGCACCTCGGCGCGATCGACCTGGCCCTGGCGGCCGCCGGCGCAGCGCTGGCCGATGCGGCGGCCGCGATCGACGCCGGCGAGGCCGCCGGCGAGGCCGTCGGCGCGGACGGATCCCTGCTCGCCGCCCGGGTGCGCGGACTCGTCGCCCGCAGCGTCGACGAGGTGCTGACCCGGGTCGGGCACGCGCTCGGCCCGGCGCCGCTCGCCCTCGACGCCCGGCACGCCCGCCGGGTCGCCGACCTCACCCTGTACGTGCGGCAGCATCATGCCGAACGCGACGATGCCGCGCTCGGCGCCACCCTGCTCGACGAGGAGAGCACGACATGGTGA
- a CDS encoding bifunctional PIG-L family deacetylase/class I SAM-dependent methyltransferase — MVTFTHNGDGTSEEVWQGADWAARARPLTLSGCDRLVVVAAHPDDESLGAGGLIVAAAAQGIPVTVIVASNGEASHPHSTTTTPAGLAAVRRTEVVAAVRALTPAARIRLLDLPDGRLAAHRTELADALRAEARADEPERATGVWLVAPWRSDGHPDHTAAGEAAALVAGLTGARLLEYPIWAWHWSTPADAVWPVGDGAEALYSIALGAAGHARKSAAMAAHVSQVRPLSALPGDEAIVQPGFAAHFERSWEMFLGAAPSITRAPDAAAPGRAAPDDAAPDDAAADSLTAEFFDEFYAGSHDPWGFETRWYESRKRAVTLAALPLARYTAALELGCSIGVLSRELVDRCDTLLATDIAEQPLEVARRRLAGLPGVTVERRTLPAEWPDGSFDLVVLSEIGYYCSPADLGLLLERCRQSLRPGGSLVACHWRHPVGEYPLGGDDVHAALAALPGLERTVQHLERDFVLEVYEPAPARSVAEREGLLP; from the coding sequence ATGGTGACCTTCACCCACAACGGCGACGGAACCAGCGAAGAGGTGTGGCAGGGGGCCGACTGGGCGGCGCGCGCCCGGCCGCTCACTCTGTCTGGGTGCGACCGGCTCGTGGTCGTCGCCGCCCACCCCGACGACGAGTCCCTCGGCGCCGGCGGCCTGATCGTCGCGGCCGCGGCTCAGGGGATCCCGGTCACGGTGATCGTGGCCAGCAACGGTGAGGCCTCGCACCCGCACTCCACCACCACCACACCCGCCGGCCTTGCCGCGGTGCGCCGCACCGAGGTGGTGGCAGCCGTGCGCGCGCTGACGCCGGCGGCGCGCATCCGGCTGCTCGACCTGCCCGACGGCCGGCTCGCCGCCCACCGCACCGAGCTGGCCGACGCGCTCCGGGCCGAGGCGCGGGCGGATGAGCCCGAGCGCGCCACCGGGGTGTGGCTGGTCGCCCCGTGGCGGAGCGACGGGCACCCCGACCACACCGCGGCCGGCGAGGCTGCAGCGCTCGTGGCCGGCCTCACCGGCGCCCGGCTGCTGGAGTACCCCATCTGGGCCTGGCACTGGTCGACCCCGGCGGATGCCGTCTGGCCGGTCGGCGACGGCGCGGAGGCGCTGTACTCGATCGCCCTCGGCGCGGCGGGTCATGCGCGCAAGAGCGCCGCGATGGCCGCGCACGTCAGCCAGGTACGCCCGCTCTCGGCCCTCCCCGGCGACGAGGCCATTGTGCAGCCGGGTTTCGCCGCGCACTTCGAACGATCCTGGGAGATGTTCCTGGGGGCGGCGCCCTCGATCACGCGTGCACCCGACGCGGCCGCGCCCGGCCGTGCCGCGCCCGATGATGCCGCGCCCGATGATGCGGCGGCCGACAGCCTGACAGCCGAGTTCTTCGATGAGTTCTACGCCGGGTCGCATGACCCGTGGGGCTTCGAGACCCGCTGGTACGAGTCCCGCAAACGCGCAGTCACTTTGGCCGCCCTGCCGTTGGCGCGTTACACCGCCGCCCTCGAACTGGGTTGCTCGATCGGGGTGCTCAGCCGGGAACTCGTCGACCGGTGCGACACCCTGCTCGCCACCGACATCGCCGAACAGCCGCTCGAGGTGGCCCGCCGCCGGCTGGCCGGCCTTCCCGGCGTCACCGTGGAACGTCGCACCCTGCCGGCGGAGTGGCCCGACGGGAGTTTCGACCTGGTGGTGCTGTCGGAGATCGGCTACTACTGTTCACCGGCCGATCTGGGGCTGCTGCTCGAGCGCTGCCGGCAGAGCCTGCGTCCGGGGGGATCCCTCGTGGCCTGCCACTGGCGGCACCCGGTGGGCGAGTACCCGCTGGGCGGAGACGACGTGCACGCCGCGCTCGCCGCGCTGCCCGGCCTGGAGCGCACAGTGCAGCACCTGGAACGGGACTTCGTGCTCGAGGTCTACGAACCGGCGCCGGCCCGCTCGGTGGCCGAACGGGAAGGCCTGCTGCCGTGA
- a CDS encoding glycosyltransferase — protein MSIRIDSVIVVVPARNEESRLPRCLAALADAVAAVREEFGGDAPAISVLVVLDRCTDGSAEVVARWPQVQALASDAGSVGSARRLGVSRLLAGAVPEHTWVATTDADSAVPRRWLSVQLALAEAGTELLLGTVLPDAELPAADRTRWHDEHTLVDGHPHVHGANLGVRADRYLAAGGFSDVDSDEDVLLVQALRALGVRECRTALIPVLTSGRLDGRAPGGFGGYLAEQVAANG, from the coding sequence GTGAGCATACGGATCGACAGCGTGATCGTGGTCGTGCCCGCTCGCAACGAGGAGAGCCGGCTGCCGCGCTGCCTGGCCGCACTGGCCGACGCCGTCGCGGCCGTGCGCGAGGAGTTCGGCGGTGACGCCCCCGCCATCTCGGTGCTCGTGGTGCTCGACCGGTGCACCGACGGTTCGGCCGAGGTCGTGGCCCGGTGGCCCCAAGTCCAGGCGCTGGCGAGCGACGCAGGGTCGGTCGGCTCCGCCCGACGACTCGGGGTGTCCCGGCTGCTGGCCGGCGCCGTTCCCGAGCACACCTGGGTGGCGACGACGGATGCCGATTCCGCCGTGCCCCGCCGCTGGCTGAGCGTGCAGCTGGCGCTCGCCGAGGCCGGCACCGAGCTGCTGCTGGGCACGGTGCTGCCCGATGCCGAACTGCCCGCGGCCGACCGCACCCGGTGGCACGACGAGCACACCCTGGTGGACGGGCATCCGCACGTGCACGGCGCCAACCTGGGGGTGCGGGCGGACCGCTACCTCGCCGCCGGCGGATTCAGCGACGTGGACTCCGACGAGGACGTGCTGCTGGTGCAGGCGCTGCGCGCCCTGGGGGTGCGCGAATGCCGCACGGCCCTAATCCCGGTGCTCACCTCCGGCCGGCTCGATGGCCGCGCGCCCGGGGGATTCGGCGGGTACCTGGCCGAACAGGTGGCGGCGAACGGCTGA
- a CDS encoding SGNH/GDSL hydrolase family protein produces MAIGDSFTEGVGDDLPDGQVRGWADLVALGLAAATPEPVSYANLAIRGKLLGPIVTEQLKPALALGPDLLTVCGGGNDMMRPRVEISYVIDLLDHVVEKAVADGIHVVVLSGGNPSRHLPLGSLMQKRGDKLAEAARDTFGKPGVTLVDNWVDTDLSQSRFWSADKLHLNACGHTRVATNVLSALNVPIPAGWAQGEAGEAPPRERIQDTAAYYAAYVLPWIGRRLTGRSSGDGRPPKRPELTQVIVPTV; encoded by the coding sequence GTGGCGATCGGCGACAGCTTCACAGAGGGCGTCGGCGACGACCTGCCCGACGGCCAGGTACGCGGCTGGGCCGACCTCGTCGCGCTCGGGCTGGCCGCGGCGACCCCAGAGCCGGTGTCATACGCGAACCTCGCGATCCGGGGCAAGCTGCTCGGACCGATCGTGACCGAACAGCTGAAGCCGGCCCTGGCGCTGGGGCCCGACCTGCTCACGGTGTGCGGCGGCGGCAACGACATGATGCGGCCCCGGGTCGAGATCTCCTACGTCATCGACCTGCTCGACCACGTGGTCGAGAAGGCCGTGGCCGACGGCATCCACGTGGTGGTGCTCAGCGGCGGTAACCCGTCCAGGCACCTGCCGTTGGGCTCGCTCATGCAGAAGCGCGGCGACAAGCTCGCCGAGGCCGCCAGGGACACCTTCGGCAAGCCCGGCGTCACCCTGGTCGACAACTGGGTCGACACCGACCTGTCGCAGAGCCGGTTCTGGTCGGCCGACAAGCTGCACCTGAACGCCTGCGGGCACACCAGGGTCGCCACGAACGTGCTCAGCGCCCTGAACGTGCCGATCCCGGCCGGCTGGGCGCAGGGCGAGGCCGGCGAGGCCCCGCCGCGCGAACGCATCCAGGACACCGCGGCGTACTACGCCGCCTATGTGCTGCCCTGGATCGGCCGCCGGCTCACCGGCCGGTCCTCCGGCGACGGCCGCCCGCCCAAGCGCCCCGAGCTGACCCAGGTCATCGTCCCGACGGTCTGA
- a CDS encoding HEAT repeat domain-containing protein, with amino-acid sequence MHNKLTPHPDLPIDLPTDERLAKAVEHYGESVVVDHSVALMRGKNAGKDFLLYVGGRHALGILEGAPALYWPELWGARALLHVWNDSAAPYVVVGLNNEAWRIREMCAKVVMLRKLDVAPKLVKATTDEVPRVRVAALNALALQGREQDIPTISVRLRDPDKDVRRAAQQARDAIVTRLNLPKE; translated from the coding sequence ATGCATAACAAATTGACCCCCCACCCCGATCTTCCGATCGACCTGCCCACCGACGAACGCCTCGCGAAGGCCGTCGAGCACTACGGCGAGTCCGTCGTCGTCGACCACTCCGTCGCCCTGATGCGCGGCAAGAACGCCGGCAAGGACTTCCTGCTCTATGTGGGCGGCCGGCACGCTCTCGGCATCCTCGAGGGTGCCCCCGCCCTGTACTGGCCCGAGCTGTGGGGCGCCCGCGCCCTGCTGCACGTCTGGAACGACTCCGCTGCCCCCTACGTGGTCGTCGGCCTCAACAACGAGGCCTGGCGCATCCGCGAGATGTGCGCGAAGGTCGTCATGCTCCGCAAGCTGGATGTTGCGCCCAAGCTCGTGAAGGCCACCACAGACGAGGTGCCCCGCGTGCGCGTCGCCGCCCTCAACGCCCTCGCCCTGCAGGGCCGCGAGCAGGACATCCCCACCATCTCGGTGCGTCTGCGCGACCCCGACAAGGACGTCCGCCGCGCCGCGCAGCAGGCCCGCGACGCCATCGTGACCCGGCTCAACCTCCCCAAGGAGTAA
- a CDS encoding ATP-binding cassette domain-containing protein, which yields MISVQNVSKTFRSGGTVTAALREVSLEVAEGEIFGVIGQSGAGKSTLIRAVNLLERPDSGTVTVDGDELTALSPAALRAARRKIGMVFQHFNLLAGRTVRGNVELGLEIIGVDGETRRRRSLEILELVGLDDKAGAYPAELSGGQKQRVGIARALAGNPKVLLSDEATSALDPETTRSILDLVKKINTELGLTVLLITHEMDVVKRICDSAALIEDGRIIEQGRIVSLISTAGSRLAHELFPLGDAPSLPGDTVIDITFSGGSADRPVIAQLARTYGLDVSILGAAIETIGGNQAGRTRLALPGSPATNARPIEDLRSQGMLVEIVGE from the coding sequence GTGATATCCGTACAGAATGTTTCCAAGACCTTCCGCTCAGGGGGCACCGTCACCGCTGCCCTGCGGGAGGTGTCCCTCGAGGTGGCCGAGGGCGAGATCTTCGGCGTGATCGGCCAGAGCGGTGCGGGCAAGAGCACCCTCATCCGCGCCGTCAACCTGCTCGAACGCCCCGACTCCGGCACCGTGACCGTCGACGGCGACGAGCTCACCGCCCTCTCGCCGGCCGCGCTGCGGGCCGCCCGCCGCAAGATCGGCATGGTCTTCCAGCACTTCAACCTGCTCGCCGGGCGCACGGTGCGCGGCAACGTGGAATTGGGCCTGGAGATCATCGGGGTCGACGGCGAGACCCGCCGGCGCCGGTCGCTGGAGATCCTTGAGCTGGTCGGCCTGGACGACAAGGCCGGCGCCTATCCTGCCGAACTGTCCGGCGGGCAGAAGCAGCGGGTGGGCATCGCCAGGGCGCTGGCCGGCAACCCCAAGGTGCTGCTCTCTGACGAGGCCACCAGCGCGCTCGACCCGGAGACCACCCGGTCGATCCTGGACCTGGTGAAGAAGATCAACACCGAGCTGGGGCTGACGGTGCTGCTGATCACGCACGAGATGGATGTCGTCAAGCGCATCTGCGATTCCGCCGCGCTTATCGAAGACGGCCGCATCATCGAGCAGGGCCGGATCGTCTCGCTGATCTCCACGGCCGGGTCCCGCCTGGCGCACGAACTGTTCCCGCTCGGTGATGCCCCGTCGCTGCCGGGCGACACCGTCATCGACATCACCTTCAGCGGCGGCTCCGCCGACCGCCCGGTGATCGCGCAGCTGGCCCGCACCTACGGCCTGGACGTGTCGATCCTCGGTGCCGCCATCGAAACCATCGGCGGAAACCAGGCCGGTCGCACCCGCCTGGCGCTGCCGGGCAGCCCGGCCACCAACGCCAGACCTATCGAGGACCTGCGCAGCCAGGGCATGCTCGTCGAAATCGTGGGGGAGTAA
- a CDS encoding methionine ABC transporter permease, with the protein MIDPSAPGFWAGLFQVLLVGTGQTLYMVGVSLFITIIVGLPLGILLVGTEPGGLFESPFGSRKLGRVINRVLEFVVNLGRSVPFIILMVALIPFTRLVVGTFIGPTAAIVPLAVVAIPFFARMVEIAIKEVDTGLIEAAESLGATRWQIVSKVLVPEALSPMILGLSTTVTSIINFSAMVGTVAGGGLGDVAVRYGYQRYSTIHMVAVIIVIFVIVMVLQGLATLLAKRFAHKSRPSRAEPTTSALRASVMTGAG; encoded by the coding sequence GTGATCGATCCATCCGCACCCGGCTTCTGGGCCGGCTTGTTCCAGGTGTTGCTCGTCGGCACCGGCCAGACCCTGTATATGGTCGGCGTTTCGCTGTTCATCACGATCATCGTGGGCCTGCCGCTGGGCATCCTGCTCGTCGGCACCGAGCCCGGCGGCCTGTTCGAGAGCCCGTTCGGTTCCCGCAAGCTCGGCCGGGTGATCAACCGGGTGCTCGAGTTCGTGGTGAACCTGGGCCGGAGCGTGCCGTTCATCATCCTGATGGTCGCCCTGATCCCGTTCACCAGGCTCGTGGTCGGCACCTTCATCGGCCCAACAGCCGCCATCGTGCCGCTGGCCGTCGTGGCCATCCCGTTCTTTGCCCGGATGGTGGAGATCGCCATCAAGGAGGTCGACACCGGCCTGATCGAGGCGGCGGAGTCGCTCGGCGCGACCCGCTGGCAGATCGTCTCCAAGGTGCTCGTGCCCGAAGCGCTCTCGCCGATGATCCTGGGCCTGTCCACCACGGTGACCTCGATCATCAACTTCTCGGCCATGGTGGGCACCGTCGCCGGCGGTGGCCTCGGCGATGTGGCCGTGCGCTACGGCTACCAGCGCTACAGCACCATCCACATGGTCGCCGTGATCATCGTCATCTTCGTGATCGTGATGGTGCTGCAGGGGCTGGCGACGTTGCTGGCCAAGCGCTTCGCCCACAAGTCCCGGCCGTCTCGCGCCGAGCCGACCACGTCCGCATTGCGCGCCAGCGTGATGACCGGCGCCGGCTGA
- a CDS encoding MetQ/NlpA family ABC transporter substrate-binding protein, whose protein sequence is MQFTSRSTRLAGAAVAISALFALTACAGTADEPAATPAAAGDDLGTITVGALATPAGDILKFVQDNLAADAGLNIEFQEFTDYNTPNVALSDGSIDANLFQNATFLETYNTQAGGNLVSVGEIYLPSAAFYSDTVKSLDDLKDGATIAIPNDPTNEGRALKILAGEGLIETTDEPTSIADITDNPNKYEFQEIENATLPQAVQDVDAAFVTISFALPAGLTADQAILVEGKDSPYANVLATTPELEKDPRVLKLKELLLSDETQAYMEDTWGGLVIPSV, encoded by the coding sequence ATGCAGTTCACCTCCCGCAGCACGCGCCTTGCTGGTGCCGCCGTTGCTATCTCCGCCCTGTTCGCCCTCACCGCCTGCGCGGGAACGGCCGACGAACCTGCCGCGACGCCCGCTGCCGCCGGTGACGACCTGGGCACGATCACCGTCGGCGCGCTGGCCACGCCGGCCGGCGACATCCTCAAGTTCGTGCAGGACAACCTCGCGGCCGACGCGGGCCTGAACATCGAGTTCCAGGAGTTCACCGACTACAACACGCCGAACGTGGCCCTGTCCGACGGTTCGATCGACGCCAACCTCTTCCAGAACGCCACCTTCCTGGAGACCTACAACACGCAGGCCGGCGGCAACCTGGTGAGCGTCGGCGAGATCTACCTGCCGAGCGCCGCGTTCTACAGCGACACCGTGAAGTCGCTCGACGACCTCAAGGACGGCGCCACCATCGCCATCCCGAACGACCCGACCAACGAGGGCCGCGCGCTCAAGATCCTCGCCGGCGAAGGCCTGATCGAGACGACCGACGAGCCCACGTCGATCGCCGACATCACCGACAACCCCAACAAGTACGAGTTCCAGGAGATCGAGAACGCCACCCTGCCGCAGGCCGTGCAGGATGTTGACGCCGCGTTCGTCACCATCTCGTTCGCGCTGCCGGCCGGCCTCACCGCCGACCAGGCCATCCTGGTCGAGGGCAAGGACAGCCCGTACGCCAACGTGCTGGCCACCACGCCCGAGCTCGAGAAGGACCCGCGCGTTCTCAAGCTGAAGGAACTGCTGCTCTCCGACGAGACCCAGGCCTACATGGAAGACACCTGGGGCGGACTGGTCATCCCGTCCGTCTGA
- a CDS encoding GNAT family N-acetyltransferase has product MDYVQVALTDPEVVPLLTGLRQEYETRYGHGAGDSVLDVAASEFESPTGAFVVLVDGGTTVAGGGIRRIDETTVEVKRMWTNPDYRRQGHAIRMLRELAGLAGQLGYRTVRLETGFAQPEALALYRGLGFVEIDSYGPYEHASAFELDIDAVSNTPRH; this is encoded by the coding sequence GTGGATTATGTACAAGTCGCCCTGACCGACCCCGAGGTCGTCCCCCTGCTCACCGGCCTCCGCCAAGAATACGAGACCCGGTACGGACACGGCGCCGGTGATTCGGTGCTGGATGTCGCGGCCAGCGAGTTCGAGTCGCCGACCGGCGCGTTCGTGGTGCTCGTCGACGGCGGTACGACAGTGGCCGGCGGCGGCATCCGTCGGATCGACGAGACGACCGTCGAGGTGAAGCGGATGTGGACGAACCCCGACTATCGCCGCCAGGGCCACGCGATCCGGATGCTGCGGGAACTGGCCGGCCTGGCCGGGCAGCTCGGCTACCGCACCGTGCGGTTGGAGACCGGCTTCGCGCAGCCGGAGGCGTTGGCGCTGTACCGCGGGCTCGGCTTCGTCGAGATCGACAGCTACGGCCCGTACGAACACGCCTCCGCGTTCGAACTCGACATCGACGCCGTCTCGAACACGCCCCGCCACTGA
- a CDS encoding MaoC family dehydratase N-terminal domain-containing protein, which translates to MSVNPAIQGRVFPAVPPYLVGREKVREFSRAVFATNPINFDPEAARAAGHSDIVAPPTFAVVVQEATLAQLLAEPDAGIDFTRVVHGDQRFSYSRPIVAGDELTATLTVASVKSLGGHSMVTAESTVVDASGAHVVTATSTLVVRGDE; encoded by the coding sequence GTGTCTGTGAATCCAGCAATCCAGGGCCGGGTCTTTCCCGCCGTGCCGCCGTATCTCGTCGGCCGGGAGAAGGTGCGCGAATTCTCGCGTGCCGTCTTCGCGACCAATCCGATCAACTTCGACCCTGAAGCCGCCCGTGCCGCCGGGCACAGTGACATCGTCGCGCCGCCGACGTTTGCCGTGGTGGTGCAGGAGGCGACGTTGGCCCAGCTGCTCGCCGAACCCGACGCCGGAATCGACTTCACCCGGGTGGTGCACGGCGACCAGCGTTTCAGCTACAGCCGCCCGATCGTGGCCGGTGACGAGCTCACCGCCACCCTTACCGTCGCCAGCGTGAAGAGCCTCGGCGGCCACTCGATGGTCACCGCGGAGTCCACCGTCGTCGACGCATCCGGAGCCCACGTGGTCACCGCCACGTCCACCCTCGTCGTCAGGGGAGACGAATGA